The genomic segment GTGTCACTGCCCTGTTTCTGCTCATCTGCTCAAACCCTCACCCAGGTTATTTTATCCTCTGATTTGACCAGTGCTCTACTGGGTGGTTTCCAGTCTCCCACCCTGCATAAACGTAAAGCTCACCAAATCTTTGCTGTCCCTGACCTCACTCACTAAAGTCCTGTTCGTCCATATCCCTTTTGTGTGTTAACCCTCATTTGGTTCCCACTCTGGCAACATCTAAGTTTTTAAAttttaacccccccctccctgttCAAACCCTCTCTTCCTTATTTCTGTAACATTGCTCAACCCATTTGAGGTGTTTAAGATCATTAAAGGAGTGAATAGGGTGGATATAGAGCAACTGTCCTCTTGAGAAAACACACAACAAGAAGGAATTATTTTCAAATTAGAGCTAAATTGTTCAGGGGTAATGTGgggaagcatttcttcacacaagaGAAAGTGGAAATCTGCAATTCTTTCCGCCAAGAAGTTGTAGAGGCTGCCATTCACTGAAAGTTTCAAAACAGATTTCATAGATTTCTGTTCGGTGGGGTGGGGTTAAGGAATACAACCCTAAAATGAGAAATGGAACGGGGGTGCAGATTATTTGTGCACTAAGTGGCAGGTGGGCTCAATTTGCTGATTGACCGACTCTAGTTGCTCATACTTCTCGATAATCATTGCATCGCTGTGCCTTGTTCGGTGAATGTTCTGTGGACGAAATTGCTGAACAGAGCTGGCTATTAACCAGCTATTCTTTCACTCCTAGAGACTCACACTTTCCAGTACGATAAGAAGAGCCTTGTCGTCACAGACCAGTGGCGAGGTCCGTCTTGCCGATGTTTTAAGAAAGAAGTTTCCACTTGCTTCTGCAGTTGAAGTTGTGGATATTTCAGGCAAGTAGAGCAAACGTGTGTTCCAAGCACTGACTTTCAGGAAGCGAACAAAGGATTGGAGAAGGGGTATTGACACTTTTATCCAAAGGGAGCTTAAAAAAAACACGCAGCCCAATATTAAAAAGTACAGGAGGGAAGGGGGACTTTGCATCTGGTGCTGATAGTCGGAATGTTTCTGACTTGTGTCAGAATCACCCTGGTGCCAACACCCTTTAATAAAAGCCTTGGATAATCTAGCAGATTATGAGCTGAGGCTTTGATTGGCAATCTCTGCGCAATCAGCGAGCAGATCTCTGCTGGGAAGGCAGTTGTAACCTTGTAGGTGGACTTCAATGCTAAATTGACCACCGTCCCTGTGCAGGGATCGGGATCTTTGTCAGGGAATCTGCTCCCAGTCTGGTAAACTCACCTGGAAATTacaagtgtgtgtggaggtgtgggtGTAAGGAGAAGGAATTCTCTAGCGATGGGGGGTGGCAGCACAGAGCAATTGCACTCAGGGAATAAACTCGAGGGATGAGACTGGATAAATGTGAGCCCAGACTGCGGGGGAATTAAATCCTGAACCGTGGTTTGGCACTTGTTTACTTGAACCCTACTCTAACTCAGTGAGCAACCTTTGCATCGCTAAGCTTAAAGAATTGAAAGCAGCATGTCTAAGATGAGATGGAACTATTGCAAAGCGGAAGTTTGAGATTGGGCTGGACTTTTTCAAATGTATTCCCAGCATCACTCCTGCCCCAGCATCCGTGTCTATACAAAGTAAATACTTTAACGCTTTTACCAGTTTCCTGCAAGCAAGAATTGACCACTGGCTTACATACAGATTGTTGTAACAGCTTTCCAGTCAAACTAACCTTTCGGAATTAAAAGTAACTGGACAGCACACAGTCACCTGGGTGGTGTTCACCGTTCAAAGCATAttgaacagtgggcagcacggtagccttgtggatagcacaaatgcttcacagctccagggtcccaggttcgattccggcttgggtcactgtctgtgcggagtctgcacatcctccccgtgtgtgcgtgggtttcctccggatgctccggtttcctcccacagtccaaagatgtgcgggttaggtggattggccatgctaaattgcccatagtgtccaaaattgcccttagtgttgggtggggttactgggttatggggatagggtggaggtgtggaccttgggtggggtgctctttccaagagctggtgcagactcgatgggccgaatggcctccttctgcactgtaaattctatgattctatgattgtggggTGACTTTAGAAGCACATTAGCAGCAAGCCCCAGTATGTCTGACAGATAGCTGAGGTCAGGACTGTTCAGCTAACGCACTGCAGTTTCTGAGTCGGCAGGGCAGTACATTGAGAAAGATTGACGAATGCTTTCTCCAGTGAATCGCTCAAAATTATGTTCGGATTGAGATCCCAAGCAGAGATTGCCAATCAAAGCCTCACCTCATAATCCAAGGTTGGTGACGCCCGAGCCCATTTTGACTGTGCGGGCATGTTAAACATGCAACCCATGGACAAAGCCAAACAATTGTTGCAGGGCAGCAACTCGCCAAAGCTTCTTTGGCAGCACCGTACAAACTCATGACCTTTACTACGTAGAAGAACAGGGGCAACAGGTATGTCACCTCTACGTcacataccaccctgacttggaactctgTTGTTTATTTTTCTCTTCCTTCACCGAGTGGTGTGTACAAGGCAGACTTTCACCTGTTCCCATAATGAGGTTTTCCCATGGGACGGGTCGCTGGCCTGTCACCAGAGGCGTCCAGCTTGAcaggtgccactccacatcaagcgtggctgaccaggaatttCTCCCATTCTTACTGCCATTGGCACGcgctggaaggattttgcaggttgatactcagcctgttggctgtgttatgaacgcaccttccttggcgacCGAGTCCTGGGGTGGGGAcccgaacccggagcttctggttcaGAAGCTGGTTCAGAAGCAGGGACGCTAAGACCTCCTTTGGAACTGTGTCACAGGCTCAAAGTCCTGAAACACCACGACAGCACTGGGAGCACCTTCACAATaccgactgcagcagttcaagaaggcagcttaacaTCACCACCTCAAAGGGCAGttcgggaatgggcaataaatgttggatggggaggcggtggcgtagtggtattggtactggactcgtaaaccagagacccagagtaatgctctgggatccaggttcaaatcccactactgcaaatggtgggaattcagtaaaaatctggaattaaaagtctaatgatgaccatgaaaccattgtcataaaaccccacctggttcactaatgtcctttagatttccttagggaaggaaatctaccctccttacctggtctggcctacatgtgactccagaccccagcaatgtggttgactcttaactgcccccttagggcaattagggatgggtaataaatgttggcacagcctgctCATTCATCCGATGAACGGGAAAAACATTGCCACGTTCCAAAGAACAATCTTTTTGTGAAAGGGGTAGTcttgtgggagagattcctggtcaaccacacttgatgtggagtggcacccgtCAAGCTagaagcctctggtgacaggctagCGACCCGTCCCATGAAAAGCCTCTCTGTGGGAACAGGTGTGGTATAAGGAGAGTACCTGAGgcacccacagtccacaccctattaCTGATGTAACTCTAATTATAAAGAAGGATTGGGCCTTGCTTAAAATGGTCCAGCTCTCTTCACGAAGGCCACTGTGATGATCCACAAGTCACAGTGTGCCACCAGATGTATCACATAGAGGTTATGGAGCCACTGAATGTGATGATTTCTCTCCCACAGGCGGATGCGGGGCCATGTATGAAGTCCACGTGGAATCAGTGGAGTTCAAAGGAAAGCGGGTTGTCCAGCAACACCAGATGATTAATCAGGTATTGGCAGCTTTACATTTTTCCAAGTGTGAGGTCCCAATGTAACTTAAACCAGAATTAGTTTCCAGTTTAGCCTAAATCTAGTGAAAGCTGCACTCCTCACAGGCAGTACAACATGTGCTGATGACTTCCAAAAGCACATAAACAATTTTTTAGAAACATTTACGTTTGTCGTATTTCCACTGAGAACAgtattcatagaacattacagcgcagtacaggcccttcggccctcgacattgcaccaacctgtgaaaccaatctaaagcccatctacactattcccttatcatccatatgtttatccaatgaccatttaaatgcccttaatgttggcgagtccactactgttgcaggcagggcattccacgcccttactactctctgagtaaagaacctacctctcacaactgtcctatatctatctcccctcaatttaaagctatgtaccctcgtgctagccatcaccatccaaggaaaaaggttctccctgtccactctatctaatcctctgatcatcttgtatgcctctattaagtcacctcttaaccttcttctctctaacgaaaacagcctcaagtccctcagcctttcctcataagatcttccctccataccaggcaacattctggtaaatctcctctgcatcctttccaatgcttcctcatccttcctataatgcgccgaccagaactgaacgcaatactccaaatgtggccgcaccagagttatgtacagatgcaacatgacctcatggctccgaaactcaatccctctatcaataaaagctaacacaccgtacgccttcttaacaaccctatcaacctgggtggcaactttcagggatctatgtacatggacaccgagatctctctgctcatccacactaccaagaatcttaccattagcccagtactccgtattcctgttactccttccaaaatgaagcatctcacacttttctgcattaaaactcaatttgccacctctcagcccagctctgcagcttatctatgtccctctgtaacctgcaacatccttccgcactgtccacaactccaccgactttagtgtcatccgcaaatttaatcacccatccttctacgccctcctccaggtcatttataaaaatgacaaacagcagtggccccaaaacagatccttgtggtacatcactagtaacggaactccaggctgaacatttcccatcaaccaccctctgacttcttgcagctagccaatttcggatccaaaccgctaaatcaccctcaatcccatgcctccgtattttctgcaatagcctaccgtggggaatctattcaaacgctttactgaaatccatatacaccccatcaactgctttaccctcgtccacctgtttggtcaccttctcaaagaactcaataaggtttgtgaggcacgacctacccttcacaaaaacgtgttgactatccctaatcaaattattcctttctagatgattataaatcctatctcccataatcctttccaagactttgcccacaacaaaagtaaggcttactggtctatagttaccggggttgtctctactccccttcttgaacaaaggggcaacatttgctatcctccagtcttctggcactattcctgtagacaatgacgacataaagatcaaagctaaaggctctgcaatctcctccctagcttcccagacaatcctaggataaatcccatccggcccaggggacttatctgttttcacactttgcagaattgctaacacctcctccttatgaacctcagtcccgtctagtctagtagcctgtatctcagtattctcctcgacaacattgtctttttcctgtgggaatactgatgaaaaatattcagtttagcgcctctcctatcttctcggaatccacgcacaacttcccactactgtccttgcctgaccctactcttaccctagtcattcttttattcgtgAATtctcacccagctttgtatcatcagaaaaccTGCATACATTACTCCCAGTTCTTCCACTAAGTCATTAATAAAGATTGTGAGTAGCCGAGGCTCTAGCACTGTTCCTTGCACCACTCCACTAATTGCAGTCTGCCAACTTGAAACTGCCCGTTTATCGCTACTTTCTGCATCTTGTCCATTAACCAGTCCTCTTATCCATGCTAACATATCGCCCCAACTCCAAAAGCTTTTATTTTGCCTTATTTGCAGCACCTTATTGAAGGTCTTTTGGAAGTCCAAGGTTCCCTTTTATCTACCCTACCAGGTACATCCTCAAATAAGCCATGTTGACGTGTTCTTAGAAATACTGTTTTTCTCAGTACAttattaagacttccttaatacTAAATTCCAGCACTTCCCTTCTGTCAGGCTACCTGGCCTCTTATTCCCTCTTTTGTCCTCCCTCCACGgtgacgcagtggctagcactgctgcctcgcagtgccaagggccagggttctattccggccttgggtgactgtgtgtggagtttgcactttccccccatgtctgcgtgggtttcctctgggcgctccggtttcctcccacagtccaaagatgcacaggttgggcggtttggccatgctaaattgccccttagtgtccagggatgctcaggttaggtggggttatggggacagggcgggggagtgggcctaggtagggtcctcttacAGAGGGCCAGTGCCAATTCagtgaaccaaatggcctcctgcacttcaGGAATTCTATAGTTCTAGTCTATGgttctcctttcttgaatagtgtgGTACGTTTGCTAGCTTCCAATTTGGGAAATTccagaattttggaaaatcacaGCAGCTGCATCTGCAGTTATTCCTTTGAGAACCTTAGACTGTCGGCCATGTGTTTTGGATTTTAATCCCTTGAATTTTTCCGCTTTTTTTCCCTCCTGGTATTAATTATCCTGATTTCCTCACCCTTAATCACCCCTTGGTTACCCTCTTTCTCTGGTAAGTAACTTGTGCATTTTATTGTGAAGACTTACGACTATTATTTGCAGCATTATAAACCTTTTAACCGAATATTCTTAACTTTCTTAGTGTGCCACATGTAATTTTGTTGAAAATTTTGACCTGTTTCTTTATATGTTTATATGTTTTCCACTGTTTATTTATCACCGTACATTTTAGTCTATTTATCCAATCAACCGTATCTGCCTCTTCCCTCATACCcatgtaaaggttgggtggggttacttggttgcagggatagggtggaggtgtgggcttaagtggggtgccctttccaagggccggtgcagacccgatgggccgaatggcctcctcctgcactgtaaattatatgattctatgtttAAGGTTTAAGATTCTTAAGTTTTCAAACTTTTTATGAAATTCAATTGAATTATGACCACAGTTTTCCAGTGGATCTTTTACAATAAAATTATGAATTGACCAtgcctcattgcacaatactagatctaGAATAGCTATCCCTAGTTGGtcccacaacatattgttccaggaaGCTGTCATGAAAGCATTCTGCAAATTCTACAAACCCAtcttctggtccacccacgccatTATGATTGGTCCAGACTACATGTAGAAGTTCCCCAAATATTACATTGCCTTTATTACGGCTCCATAATTTCTTGTTTAGTGCTCTGTCTAACAGTATAACAACTATTAGGGGGCCTATAAATTATTCCTACCAACATTTTCTGCTATTCCTAATCTCTGCCCATACTGATTATACTTCCTGATTTTCTGAGCAGAGATCCTTTCCCACTAATGTCCTTATGTCATCCTTTATTTGCAGGGTTATCCCTCCTTTTCTAGCCTTCCTGTCTTTTCGAAATGTTGTGCACCGTCAAATATTTATTTCCCAATcttggtcaccttgtaaccatgtctctatAATGGCGATTAGATCTATACCTTTCATCTTAATTTGCGCTAAAAGTTTATCTATCTTGAGATGAAATATCTTGACTAttaatagaacaagaacaaagaacaaagaaatgtacagcacaggaacaggcacttcggccctccaagcccgtgccgaccatgctgcctgactaaaccacaatcttctacacttcctgggtccgtatccttctgttcccatcctattcatgtatttgtcaagatgccccttaaatgtcactatcgtccctgcttccaccacctcctccagtagccagttccaggcacccactaccctttgcgtaaaaaacttgcctcgtacatctactctaaaccttgcccctctcaccttaaacctatgccccctagtaattgacccctctaccctggggaaaagcctctgagtatccactctgtctatgcccctcataattttgtagacctctatcaggtcgcccctcaacctccttcgttccagtgagaacaaaccgagtttattcaaccgctcctcatagctaatgccctccataccaggcaacattctggtaaatctcttctgcagcctctccaaagcctccacatccttctggtagtgtggcgaccagaaatgaacactatactccaagtgtggcctaactaaggttctatacagctgcaacatgacttgccaattcttatactcaatgccccggccaatgaaggcaagcatgctgtatgccttcttgactaccttctccacctgtgttgcccctttcaatgacctgtggacctgtactcctagatctctttgactttcaatactcttgagggttctaccattcactgtatattccctacctgcattagaccttccaaaatgcattacctcacatttgtccggattaaactccatctgccatctctccgcccaagtctccaaacaatctaaatcctgctgtatcctctgacagtcctcatcgctatccgcaattccaccaaccgttgtgtcgtctgcaaacttactaatcagaccagttacattttcctccaaatcatttatatatactacaaagagcaacggtcccagcactgatccctgtggaacaccactggtcacagccctccaattagaaaagcatccttccattactactctctgccttctatgacctagccagttctgtatccaccttgccagctcatccctgatcccgtgtgacttcaccttttgtactagtctaccatgaggaaccttgtcaaaggccttactgaagtccatatcgacaacatccactgccctacctgcatcaatcatctttgtgacctcctcaaaaaactctatcaagttagtgagacatgacctccccttcacaaaaccatgctgcctctcactaatacgtccatttgcttccaaatgggagtagatcctgtctcggagaattctctccagtaatttccctaccactgaagtaaggctcaccatcctgtagttccctggattatccttgctccctttcttaaacagaggaacaacattggctattctccagtcctccgggacatcccctgaagacagtgaggatccaaagatttctgtcaaggcctcagcaatttcctctccagcctccttcagtattctggggtagatcccatcaggccctggggacttatctaccttaatattttttaagccacccaacacctcgtctttttggatct from the Scyliorhinus torazame isolate Kashiwa2021f chromosome 10, sScyTor2.1, whole genome shotgun sequence genome contains:
- the bola3 gene encoding bolA-like protein 3; translated protein: MTSQGRATMDSAAWFRALGGSAARLTLSSTIRRALSSQTSGEVRLADVLRKKFPLASAVEVVDISGGCGAMYEVHVESVEFKGKRVVQQHQMINQALKDEIQAMHGLRIFTTVPK